The following proteins are encoded in a genomic region of Mycolicibacterium confluentis:
- a CDS encoding F0F1 ATP synthase subunit B/delta, with the protein MSIFIGQLIGFAVIAFIIVKWVVPPVRNLMQKQQDAVRTALAESASAAQKLADADAMHAKALADANAEASRVTDEAKQDSTRIAAQLEEQAGVEAERIKAQGAQQIQLMHQQVVRQLRGELGAEAVQKADELVRAHLADSAAQAATVDRFLAELDEMAPSSVVIETGASARLRATSRAALTALTSEFDSVAGGLDADRLSKVADELVSVVELLRSEQVLAKHLAVPSDDASAKANLADRLFSGKVDESTLKLVRTAVSQRWSAEADLVLGIEHTARLALLKRAEVTGEVDAVEDQLFRFGRILDEEPRLVGLLSDYTAPAQDRIGLLDKVLGNNDVNQTAKALLTQTVRLLHGERADEAVLDLAELAVARRGEVVAHVSAAADLSDAQRTRLSDVLARIYGRPVYVQLNVDPELLGGLSIAVGDEVIDGSIASRLAAAQAQLPD; encoded by the coding sequence ATGTCGATTTTCATCGGCCAGCTGATCGGGTTCGCGGTGATCGCGTTCATCATCGTGAAATGGGTGGTGCCACCCGTGCGGAACCTGATGCAGAAGCAGCAGGATGCCGTGCGGACGGCCCTCGCCGAGAGCGCGTCGGCCGCGCAGAAGCTTGCGGACGCCGACGCGATGCACGCCAAGGCCCTGGCTGACGCCAACGCCGAGGCCTCTCGGGTCACCGACGAGGCCAAGCAGGACTCGACTCGCATCGCCGCCCAGCTCGAAGAGCAGGCCGGCGTCGAGGCCGAGCGCATCAAGGCCCAAGGCGCACAACAGATTCAGTTGATGCACCAGCAGGTTGTGCGGCAGCTCCGGGGTGAACTCGGTGCCGAAGCCGTGCAGAAGGCCGATGAACTCGTCCGCGCCCACCTTGCTGACTCGGCGGCACAGGCCGCCACCGTCGACCGCTTCCTCGCGGAACTTGACGAGATGGCGCCGTCCTCGGTCGTCATCGAGACCGGTGCGTCGGCCCGCCTGCGGGCCACCAGCCGCGCGGCGCTGACCGCGCTGACCTCCGAGTTCGACAGTGTCGCTGGCGGTCTGGACGCGGATCGACTCTCCAAGGTGGCTGACGAGCTGGTCTCGGTCGTCGAGCTGCTGAGGTCCGAGCAGGTTCTTGCCAAGCACCTCGCTGTGCCCTCCGACGACGCGTCGGCCAAGGCCAACCTCGCCGATCGGCTGTTCTCCGGCAAGGTCGACGAGTCCACGCTGAAGCTCGTGCGCACCGCGGTCTCGCAGCGCTGGTCCGCCGAGGCCGACCTGGTCTTGGGCATCGAGCACACCGCCCGCCTCGCGCTGCTCAAGCGGGCCGAGGTGACCGGTGAAGTGGATGCCGTGGAGGACCAGCTGTTCCGATTCGGCCGCATCCTCGACGAGGAGCCCCGCCTGGTCGGTCTGCTCAGCGACTACACCGCCCCCGCGCAGGACCGCATCGGACTGCTCGACAAGGTGCTCGGCAACAACGACGTGAATCAGACGGCCAAGGCGCTGCTGACTCAGACTGTCCGCCTGCTCCATGGCGAACGCGCCGACGAGGCCGTTCTCGACCTCGCCGAACTTGCGGTCGCTCGCCGGGGCGAGGTGGTTGCGCATGTGAGTGCGGCGGCAGATCTCTCCGACGCACAGCGCACCCGGCTGTCGGACGTGCTGGCGCGCATCTATGGGCGCCCCGTCTACGTGCAGCTCAACGTCGATCCGGAGCTGCTCGGCGGTCTGTCGATCGCCGTTGGTGACGAGGTCATCGACGGATCGATCGCATCCCGCCTGGCCGCTGCGCAAGCACAGCTGCCGGACTGA
- the atpA gene encoding F0F1 ATP synthase subunit alpha — protein MAELTISAADIEGAIEDYVSSFSADSGREEIGTVVDAGDGIAHVEGLPSVMTQELLEFPGGVLGVALNLDEHSVGAVILGDFEKIEEGQQVKRTGEVLSVPVGDAFLGRVVNPLGQPIDGQGDIASDARRALELQAPSVVQRQGVSEPLQTGIKAIDSQTPIGRGQRQLIIGDRKTGKTAVAVDTILNQREAWETGDPKQQVRCVYVAIGQKGTTIASVKRALEEGGAMEYTTIVAAPASDAAGFKWLAPYTGSAIGQHWMYDGKHVLIVFDDLSKQADAYRAISLLLRRPPGREAFPGDVFYLHSRLLERCAKLSDELGGGSMTGLPIIETKANDISAFIPTNVISITDGQCFLESDLFNQGVRPAINVGVSVSRVGGAAQIKAMKEVAGSLRLDLSQYRELEAFAAFASDLDAASKAQLDRGARLVELLKQPQYSPLSVEDQVVAIFLGTKGHLDSVPVEDVQRFESELLEHVKASHDSILTDIRETKKLSEETEQKLVDVINDFKKGFQATDGSSVVVDEKVDALSEDEVGKESVKVKKPAPPKKK, from the coding sequence ATGGCAGAGTTGACAATCTCCGCTGCTGATATCGAAGGTGCCATCGAGGACTACGTGTCCTCGTTTTCCGCCGACAGCGGCCGCGAGGAGATCGGTACCGTCGTCGACGCCGGTGACGGCATCGCCCACGTCGAGGGCCTGCCCTCGGTCATGACCCAGGAGCTCCTCGAGTTCCCGGGCGGCGTGCTGGGCGTGGCGCTCAACCTCGACGAGCACAGCGTCGGCGCCGTGATCCTCGGTGACTTCGAGAAGATCGAAGAAGGCCAGCAGGTCAAGCGGACCGGCGAGGTGCTCTCCGTCCCCGTCGGCGACGCCTTCCTCGGTCGTGTCGTCAACCCGCTCGGTCAGCCGATCGACGGCCAGGGCGACATCGCGTCCGACGCCCGTCGCGCACTCGAGCTGCAGGCGCCGTCGGTGGTGCAGCGCCAGGGCGTCTCGGAGCCCCTGCAGACCGGCATCAAGGCGATCGACAGCCAGACCCCCATCGGCCGCGGCCAGCGCCAGCTGATCATCGGCGACCGTAAGACCGGCAAGACCGCCGTCGCTGTGGACACGATCCTCAACCAGCGCGAGGCGTGGGAGACCGGTGACCCGAAGCAGCAGGTGCGCTGCGTCTACGTCGCCATCGGTCAGAAGGGCACCACGATCGCCTCGGTGAAGCGGGCCCTCGAAGAGGGTGGCGCGATGGAGTACACCACCATCGTCGCGGCCCCGGCGTCCGATGCCGCCGGCTTCAAGTGGCTGGCTCCCTACACCGGTTCGGCCATCGGCCAGCACTGGATGTACGACGGCAAGCACGTGCTGATCGTGTTCGACGATCTGTCCAAGCAGGCTGACGCCTACCGCGCCATCTCTCTGCTGCTGCGCCGCCCGCCGGGCCGCGAGGCCTTCCCCGGCGACGTCTTCTACCTGCACTCGCGCCTGCTGGAGCGTTGCGCGAAGCTGTCCGACGAACTCGGCGGCGGTTCGATGACGGGTCTGCCGATCATCGAGACCAAGGCCAACGACATCTCGGCGTTCATCCCGACCAACGTCATCTCGATCACCGACGGCCAGTGCTTCCTGGAGTCCGACCTGTTCAACCAGGGCGTTCGACCGGCCATCAACGTCGGTGTGTCGGTGTCCCGCGTCGGCGGCGCCGCGCAGATCAAGGCCATGAAAGAGGTCGCAGGCTCGCTGCGTCTGGATCTGTCGCAGTACCGCGAGCTGGAGGCGTTCGCCGCCTTCGCCTCGGACCTGGACGCCGCATCGAAGGCCCAGCTGGACCGCGGTGCCCGCCTGGTGGAGCTGCTCAAGCAGCCGCAGTACTCGCCCCTCTCGGTCGAGGATCAGGTCGTCGCGATCTTCCTCGGCACCAAGGGCCACCTGGACTCGGTACCCGTTGAAGATGTGCAGCGCTTCGAGTCCGAGCTCCTCGAGCACGTGAAGGCCAGCCACGACAGCATCCTGACGGACATCCGCGAGACCAAGAAGCTCTCGGAGGAGACCGAACAGAAGCTCGTCGACGTCATCAACGACTTCAAGAAGGGCTTCCAGGCCACCGACGGCAGCTCTGTCGTCGTCGACGAGAAGGTCGACGCGCTGAGCGAGGACGAGGTGGGCAAGGAGTCCGTCAAGGTCAAGAAGCCCGCTCCGCCGAAGAAGAAGTAG
- a CDS encoding F0F1 ATP synthase subunit gamma, giving the protein MAATLRELRGRIRSAGSIKKITKAQELIATSRIAKAQARVEAARPYAEEITNMLTNLAGASALDHPLLVERENPRRAAVLVVSSDRGLCGAYNANVLRQAEELQALLRDEGKETVLYAVGRKALGYYSFRQREVVESWTGFSERPTYENAKEIADTLVASFMSGVDDEGDDAGADGILGVDELHIVFTEFKSMLSQTAEARRIAPMVVEYVGEDEDKGPQTLFSFEPDAETLFGALLPRYVATRVYAALLEAAASESAARRRAMKSASDNADDLIKALTLEANRERQAQITQEISEIVGGANALADAAG; this is encoded by the coding sequence ATGGCAGCCACACTTCGCGAATTGCGCGGCCGCATCCGCTCCGCCGGGTCGATCAAGAAGATCACCAAGGCCCAGGAGCTGATCGCGACGTCGCGGATCGCCAAGGCGCAGGCCCGGGTCGAAGCGGCCCGGCCCTACGCCGAGGAGATCACCAACATGCTGACCAACCTGGCCGGCGCCAGTGCGTTGGATCACCCGCTGCTGGTGGAACGCGAGAACCCCCGGCGCGCGGCCGTGCTGGTGGTGTCGTCGGACCGCGGTCTCTGCGGTGCGTACAACGCCAACGTGCTGCGGCAGGCCGAGGAACTGCAGGCCCTGCTTCGGGATGAGGGCAAGGAGACGGTCCTCTACGCGGTGGGCCGGAAGGCTCTGGGCTACTACAGCTTCCGCCAGCGTGAGGTCGTCGAGTCGTGGACCGGCTTCTCGGAGCGGCCGACGTACGAGAACGCCAAGGAGATCGCGGACACGCTCGTCGCGTCCTTCATGTCCGGTGTCGACGATGAGGGCGACGACGCGGGTGCCGACGGCATCCTCGGTGTCGATGAACTCCACATCGTGTTCACCGAGTTCAAGTCGATGCTGTCGCAGACGGCCGAGGCGCGGCGGATCGCACCGATGGTGGTCGAGTACGTCGGCGAGGACGAGGACAAGGGTCCGCAGACCCTCTTCTCGTTCGAGCCGGATGCCGAGACCCTGTTCGGCGCGCTGCTTCCGCGCTACGTGGCCACCCGCGTGTACGCCGCTCTGCTCGAGGCCGCGGCCTCGGAGTCGGCGGCCCGACGTCGCGCGATGAAGTCCGCGAGCGACAACGCCGACGATCTGATCAAGGCGCTGACGCTCGAGGCCAACCGCGAGCGCCAGGCGCAGATCACTCAGGAAATCAGCGAGATCGTGGGCGGCGCCAACGCGTTGGCCGACGCAGCAGGCTAG
- the atpD gene encoding F0F1 ATP synthase subunit beta, giving the protein MTAPAEAKKDTTGRVVRITGPVVDVEFPRGSVPALFNALHADISYKELSKTLTLEVAQHLGDSLVRTVSMQPTDGLVRGVEVTDTGSSISVPVGDGVKGHVFNALGDCLDEPGYGKDFEHWSIHRKPPAFADLEPRTEMLETGLKVVDLLTPYVRGGKIALFGGAGVGKTVLIQEMINRIARNFGGTSVFAGVGERTREGNDLWVELADANVLKDTALVFGQMDEPPGTRMRVALSALTMAEYFRDEQNQDVLLFIDNIFRFTQAGSEVSTLLGRMPSAVGYQPTLADEMGELQERITSTRGRSITSMQAVYVPADDYTDPAPATTFAHLDATTELSRAVFSKGIFPAVDPLASSSTILHPSVVGEEHYRVAQEVIRILQRYKDLQDIIAILGIDELSEEDKVLVYRARKVERFLSQNMMAAEQFTGQPGSTVPLKETIEAFDKLTKGEFDHLPEQAFFLIGGLDDLAKKAESLGAKL; this is encoded by the coding sequence ATGACTGCCCCCGCAGAAGCGAAGAAGGACACCACCGGGCGCGTGGTCCGCATCACCGGCCCCGTCGTGGACGTGGAGTTCCCCCGTGGCTCGGTGCCGGCGCTGTTCAATGCCCTGCACGCCGACATCTCTTACAAGGAACTGTCGAAGACGCTGACCCTTGAGGTCGCACAGCACCTGGGCGACAGCCTGGTGCGCACCGTCTCCATGCAGCCCACCGACGGCCTGGTCCGCGGCGTCGAGGTCACCGACACCGGTTCCTCGATCTCGGTCCCGGTCGGCGACGGCGTCAAGGGCCACGTGTTCAACGCGCTCGGTGACTGCCTCGACGAGCCCGGCTACGGCAAGGACTTCGAGCACTGGTCGATCCACCGCAAGCCGCCGGCCTTCGCCGACCTCGAGCCCCGCACCGAGATGCTGGAGACCGGCCTCAAGGTCGTTGACCTGCTGACCCCGTACGTGCGCGGCGGCAAGATCGCCCTGTTCGGCGGCGCTGGCGTGGGCAAGACGGTGCTCATCCAGGAGATGATCAACCGCATCGCCCGCAACTTCGGTGGCACCTCGGTGTTCGCCGGCGTGGGTGAGCGCACCCGTGAGGGCAACGACCTGTGGGTCGAGCTCGCCGACGCGAACGTCCTCAAGGACACCGCTCTGGTGTTCGGTCAGATGGACGAGCCGCCAGGCACCCGTATGCGTGTGGCGCTGTCCGCGCTGACCATGGCGGAGTACTTCCGCGATGAGCAGAACCAGGACGTGCTGCTGTTCATCGACAACATCTTCCGCTTCACGCAGGCGGGTTCTGAGGTCTCGACCCTGCTGGGTCGTATGCCTTCGGCCGTGGGTTACCAGCCCACGCTGGCCGATGAGATGGGTGAGCTCCAGGAGCGCATCACCTCGACCCGTGGTCGGTCGATCACCTCGATGCAGGCCGTGTACGTGCCCGCCGACGACTACACCGATCCGGCGCCGGCGACGACGTTCGCCCACCTCGACGCCACCACGGAACTCTCGCGTGCGGTGTTCTCGAAGGGCATCTTCCCGGCCGTGGATCCGCTGGCCTCGAGCTCGACGATTCTGCACCCCAGCGTCGTCGGCGAGGAGCACTACCGCGTCGCGCAGGAAGTCATCCGAATCCTGCAGCGCTACAAGGATCTCCAGGACATCATCGCCATCCTCGGTATCGACGAGCTGTCGGAAGAGGACAAGGTTCTGGTGTACCGCGCCCGTAAGGTCGAGCGTTTCCTGAGCCAGAACATGATGGCTGCCGAGCAGTTCACCGGCCAGCCGGGCTCGACCGTTCCGCTCAAGGAGACCATCGAGGCCTTCGACAAGCTGACCAAGGGCGAGTTCGACCATCTGCCGGAGCAGGCCTTCTTCCTGATCGGTGGTCTCGACGACCTCGCCAAGAAGGCCGAGAGCCTCGGCGCCAAGCTGTGA
- a CDS encoding F0F1 ATP synthase subunit epsilon → MAELDVDIVAVERQIWSGKATFIFTRTTAGEIGILPRHIPLVAQLVDDAMVRVEREGEDDLRIAVDGGFLSVTEEGVIILAESAEFESEIDADAAKTDSESEDPATAARGRARLRAVGQLD, encoded by the coding sequence ATGGCTGAACTTGACGTCGACATCGTCGCCGTGGAGCGGCAGATCTGGTCGGGTAAGGCCACGTTCATCTTCACCCGCACCACTGCCGGTGAGATCGGCATCCTGCCTCGCCACATCCCGTTGGTCGCCCAGTTGGTCGACGACGCGATGGTTCGGGTCGAGCGCGAAGGTGAGGACGATCTGCGGATCGCCGTGGACGGTGGCTTCTTGTCGGTCACCGAAGAGGGCGTGATCATCCTGGCCGAGTCAGCGGAGTTCGAGTCGGAGATCGATGCCGATGCGGCCAAGACCGATTCGGAGTCGGAGGATCCGGCGACGGCAGCCCGCGGTCGTGCGCGGCTTCGCGCCGTCGGGCAGCTCGACTGA
- a CDS encoding DUF2550 domain-containing protein translates to MAVMVVLVCGLFVLVLALCYRLWKLRQGGTAAILRDIPAFAGHGWRHGVIRYRGGEAVFYRLSSLRWWPDRRLSRRGIEIVARRAPRGDEFDIMTDEIVVLELRDTGAERPDRRSGYEIALDRGALTAFLSWFESRPNPRSRRTSP, encoded by the coding sequence ATGGCAGTGATGGTCGTGCTGGTGTGCGGGCTGTTCGTGCTCGTATTGGCGTTGTGCTACCGGCTGTGGAAGCTGCGGCAGGGCGGCACGGCGGCGATCCTTCGGGACATCCCCGCGTTCGCCGGCCACGGCTGGCGGCATGGAGTGATTCGTTATCGCGGCGGAGAGGCGGTGTTCTACCGCCTCTCCAGCCTGCGTTGGTGGCCCGATCGCCGGCTGAGCCGGCGCGGGATTGAGATCGTGGCGCGTCGTGCGCCGCGCGGCGACGAGTTCGACATCATGACCGATGAGATCGTCGTCCTGGAACTCCGTGACACCGGTGCCGAACGGCCTGATCGCCGCAGTGGTTATGAAATCGCCCTGGATCGCGGCGCCCTCACGGCGTTCCTGTCGTGGTTTGAGTCCCGGCCGAATCCGCGTTCTCGGCGCACAAGTCCCTGA
- a CDS encoding cob(I)yrinic acid a,c-diamide adenosyltransferase, translated as MGVHLTRIYTRTGDDGTTGLSDFSRVSKTDPRLIAYADCDEANAAIGAALALGAPNQQIADVLRQIQNDLFDAGADLSTPVVENPEYPPLRIQQSYIDRLEKWCDEFNEPLPALNSFILPGGTALSALLHVARTVTRRAERSAWTAVDSHGESVSVLPAKYLNRLSDLLFILSRVANPEGDVLWKPGGGQPATQD; from the coding sequence ATGGGCGTTCACCTGACCCGCATCTACACCCGCACCGGCGATGACGGAACCACTGGACTCAGCGATTTCTCCCGTGTCAGCAAGACTGACCCGCGGCTGATCGCCTATGCGGACTGTGACGAAGCCAACGCAGCGATCGGTGCCGCGCTCGCCCTTGGAGCGCCGAACCAGCAAATCGCTGACGTGTTGCGACAGATTCAGAATGACCTTTTCGACGCTGGAGCAGACCTGTCGACCCCGGTCGTAGAGAACCCCGAGTACCCGCCCCTGCGCATCCAGCAGTCCTACATCGATCGCCTCGAGAAGTGGTGCGACGAGTTCAACGAGCCTCTGCCGGCATTGAATTCGTTCATCCTGCCCGGTGGCACCGCGCTCTCAGCTCTGCTGCACGTGGCGCGCACCGTCACCCGGCGAGCGGAACGCTCGGCCTGGACCGCGGTCGACAGCCACGGGGAATCAGTCAGTGTGCTGCCCGCGAAATATCTGAACCGGCTGTCGGATCTGCTGTTCATTCTGTCCCGCGTCGCCAACCCAGAGGGCGACGTGCTGTGGAAGCCGGGCGGCGGCCAGCCCGCGACGCAGGACTGA
- the murA gene encoding UDP-N-acetylglucosamine 1-carboxyvinyltransferase gives MSERFVVTGGNRLSGEVAVGGAKNSVLKLMAASLLAEGTTTITNCPDILDVPLMAEVLRGLGATVELDGDVVRITSPDEPKYDADFAAVRQFRASVCVLGPLVGRCKRAKVALPGGDAIGSRPLDMHQAGLRQLGAKCNIEHGCVVAEADELHGAEIQLEFPSVGATENILMAAVLAKGVTTIHNVAREPDVVDLCNMLNQMGAQVEGAGSSTLTITGVDKLHPTEHRVIGDRIVAATWGIAAAMTRGDITITGVDPAHLQLVLHKLHDVGATVTQSDDGFRVVQYERPKAVNVATLPFPGFPTDLQPMAIGLAAISDGTSMITENVFEARFRFVEEMIRLGADARTDGHHAVVRGIPQLSSAPVWSSDIRAGAGLVLAGLVADGDTEVHDVYHIDRGYPLFVENLVSLGAEIERVS, from the coding sequence GTGAGTGAGCGTTTCGTGGTGACCGGCGGCAACAGGTTGTCTGGGGAAGTTGCTGTCGGCGGCGCGAAGAACAGCGTGCTCAAACTGATGGCGGCCAGCCTGTTGGCCGAGGGCACGACGACGATCACCAACTGTCCGGACATCCTCGATGTTCCGTTGATGGCGGAGGTGTTGCGCGGGCTCGGTGCGACGGTCGAGCTGGACGGCGACGTCGTCCGCATCACGTCTCCCGATGAGCCGAAGTACGACGCCGACTTCGCGGCGGTAAGACAGTTCCGGGCTTCGGTGTGTGTGCTCGGCCCCCTCGTGGGCAGATGCAAGCGGGCCAAGGTCGCACTGCCCGGGGGCGACGCGATCGGCTCGCGACCCCTGGATATGCATCAGGCTGGCCTGCGACAACTCGGCGCGAAGTGCAATATCGAGCACGGGTGCGTGGTGGCCGAAGCCGATGAACTGCACGGCGCCGAGATCCAGCTGGAGTTTCCCTCGGTGGGTGCCACCGAGAACATCCTGATGGCCGCGGTTCTGGCCAAAGGGGTGACGACGATCCACAACGTGGCACGGGAGCCCGACGTGGTGGACCTGTGCAACATGCTCAACCAGATGGGGGCGCAGGTCGAGGGCGCGGGGTCGTCGACGCTGACGATCACCGGCGTCGACAAGCTGCATCCGACGGAGCACCGCGTGATCGGGGACCGCATCGTCGCGGCCACCTGGGGGATCGCTGCCGCGATGACCAGGGGAGACATCACCATCACCGGAGTGGACCCCGCGCACCTGCAGTTGGTGCTGCACAAGCTCCACGACGTGGGGGCAACCGTCACGCAGAGCGACGACGGCTTCCGGGTCGTGCAGTACGAGCGGCCCAAGGCGGTGAATGTCGCGACCCTGCCGTTCCCGGGTTTCCCGACCGATCTGCAACCGATGGCGATCGGGCTTGCGGCGATCTCGGATGGGACGTCGATGATCACCGAGAACGTCTTCGAGGCCAGGTTCCGGTTCGTCGAGGAGATGATCCGACTGGGTGCGGACGCCAGGACCGATGGTCACCATGCCGTGGTGCGGGGGATCCCGCAGTTGTCGAGTGCGCCCGTGTGGTCCTCGGACATCCGAGCCGGCGCCGGTTTGGTGCTCGCGGGCCTCGTCGCGGACGGCGACACCGAGGTGCACGACGTCTACCACATCGATCGCGGGTACCCGTTGTTCGTGGAGAACCTGGTCAGTCTCGGTGCCGAGATCGAGCGCGTAAGCTAG